One Patescibacteria group bacterium genomic window carries:
- a CDS encoding eight-cysteine-cluster domain-containing protein: MTKVTIIIILIFLILFGLFFLKPVLAQEIFPEELEVKTPLVLPDSNIYFFKDFFRQLRLVFTFSPIKRAELRLRMANEKLIEVKKLTEKETKQEFIERALTSYQQELEKLKNQIEKLPESEKEKFLEKYVRQSLKQQMVLENIASQVKGEVYEKILVNREKHLERFKEVMEKIQNKEMVQEKIRQAVLDVFYVSPPRAIKILESIEEIKENLPEELKEKIEEIKIEMIKKAKETFQVFPTKTQVQKIEEQLRTFANPLMAQKIIEEIKEKDVVVPPEEVRILPQEILQEKLTPLSEEKQIEVLEKIVNQRIQHLEKLEEIKEKLEKLPESAQASGVLKKVIERQMEKLEKKIEKIEGLPETIRDQLKEELKASPKIRKEIMKRVPGVMEKLESKIESKEIEIKPPLEASRQARLSGFCGWATYALCKTNEDCLSGGCSHQICHGKNEERTITTCEWRDCYKAEAYGLKCGCFQGKCQWGK, from the coding sequence ATGACAAAAGTAACAATTATTATCATTCTCATCTTTCTTATTCTTTTTGGCTTATTTTTTTTAAAACCAGTTTTAGCGCAAGAGATTTTTCCTGAGGAGCTAGAAGTGAAAACACCACTGGTTTTGCCAGACAGCAATATTTATTTTTTCAAAGATTTTTTTCGACAATTGAGATTAGTCTTTACTTTTTCACCCATAAAGAGAGCGGAATTAAGACTGAGAATGGCAAATGAAAAGTTAATAGAGGTTAAAAAATTGACTGAGAAAGAGACAAAACAGGAATTCATTGAAAGGGCCCTAACGAGTTATCAGCAGGAATTAGAAAAATTAAAAAATCAGATTGAGAAATTACCTGAAAGCGAAAAGGAGAAATTTTTAGAAAAATATGTTCGTCAGAGTTTAAAACAACAAATGGTTTTGGAAAACATTGCTTCGCAAGTTAAGGGTGAAGTTTATGAAAAAATTTTAGTCAACCGGGAGAAACACTTAGAGAGGTTTAAAGAAGTGATGGAAAAGATTCAAAACAAAGAGATGGTTCAAGAAAAAATTCGTCAGGCAGTTTTAGATGTCTTTTATGTTTCACCACCTCGAGCGATAAAAATTTTAGAGTCAATCGAAGAAATAAAAGAAAATTTGCCGGAAGAATTGAAAGAAAAAATTGAAGAGATAAAAATAGAAATGATCAAAAAAGCCAAAGAGACATTTCAGGTTTTTCCAACCAAAACTCAAGTGCAAAAAATTGAAGAACAGCTCAGAACCTTTGCCAATCCTTTAATGGCGCAAAAAATTATTGAAGAAATAAAAGAAAAAGATGTGGTCGTACCACCAGAAGAGGTGAGAATTTTGCCCCAAGAGATTCTTCAAGAGAAGTTAACTCCTTTATCCGAAGAAAAACAGATTGAAGTTTTAGAAAAAATAGTTAATCAGAGAATTCAACATTTAGAAAAATTAGAGGAGATTAAAGAAAAGTTAGAAAAATTACCTGAATCAGCCCAAGCTTCAGGGGTGTTAAAAAAAGTTATTGAGAGGCAGATGGAAAAATTAGAAAAAAAGATAGAGAAAATTGAAGGTCTACCCGAGACTATTCGCGATCAATTAAAAGAAGAATTAAAGGCAAGTCCAAAAATCAGAAAAGAAATAATGAAAAGAGTGCCGGGGGTAATGGAAAAACTTGAATCAAAAATAGAATCTAAAGAAATCGAAATAAAACCACCCTTAGAGGCGTCTCGGCAAGCCAGGCTTTCTGGTTTTTGTGGTTGGGCAACTTATGCCTTATGTAAGACTAATGAAGATTGTTTAAGTGGCGGTTGTTCTCATCAAATCTGTCATGGAAAAAATGAGGAGAGGACGATTACTACTTGTGAGTGGCGAGATTGTTATAAAGCTGAGGCTTATGGCCTGAAATGTGGTTGTTTTCAAGGAAAATGTCAGTGGGGAAAATAA
- a CDS encoding PH domain-containing protein → MFQLSEKEIQTKIILSNEKILAQFGIAKTYVHFWIVLGVLILIISMLISLFFISDFWLAILLGLAIIGYAFYLSLAYFYFLTDQRIIFYYRFFHTHLVSINYKDITDLNVRESFFEKIFFDSGNLVINTAGTPQEEIIFLHIAQPHLIKRKIEEIKLKDEKSF, encoded by the coding sequence ATGTTTCAGCTATCTGAAAAAGAGATCCAAACGAAAATCATTTTGTCTAACGAAAAAATTTTGGCTCAGTTTGGCATAGCCAAAACCTATGTTCATTTTTGGATTGTTTTAGGAGTTTTGATTTTAATTATTTCGATGCTTATATCTTTATTTTTTATTTCTGATTTTTGGCTGGCCATTCTTTTAGGTTTAGCCATCATTGGCTATGCCTTTTATTTGTCGTTGGCTTATTTTTATTTTTTAACCGATCAGAGGATAATTTTTTATTACCGATTTTTCCATACTCATTTAGTTTCAATTAATTACAAAGATATTACAGATCTTAATGTCCGAGAAAGTTTTTTTGAAAAGATATTTTTTGATTCAGGTAATTTAGTCATCAACACAGCTGGCACACCACAGGAAGAAATCATTTTTTTGCATATTGCTCAACCCCACTTGATTAAAAGAAAGATAGAAGAAATAAAATTAAAAGATGAAAAATCTTTCTAA
- the nadD gene encoding nicotinate-nucleotide adenylyltransferase, with amino-acid sequence MKNLSKIGVLGGAFNPPHCGHLLIAKKAIKELGLKKIILMVTGKPALKKNDLAPIKERMAMAKILTSYNHRLEISDLEVKKAKKGKTSYTTETIRDLQKKYPLTEIYWLIGEDSLQEILQGKWRGGLSIFNQAKFIVFQRPGIKVKIPKNIFKKIKNIKLKVSISSTEIREKIKNGKDVSKMVPKKILGYIKKKKLYL; translated from the coding sequence ATGAAAAATCTTTCTAAAATTGGGGTCTTAGGTGGGGCCTTCAATCCACCTCATTGTGGTCATTTATTAATTGCCAAAAAGGCAATCAAAGAATTAGGGTTGAAAAAAATCATTTTGATGGTAACTGGCAAGCCCGCCCTCAAAAAGAATGATTTGGCACCAATCAAAGAAAGAATGGCTATGGCCAAAATTTTAACTTCTTATAATCATCGCTTAGAAATTTCAGATCTGGAGGTGAAAAAAGCAAAAAAGGGAAAAACCTCTTATACTACCGAGACGATTCGAGACTTACAGAAAAAATATCCATTAACGGAAATTTATTGGCTGATTGGCGAAGATTCTTTACAAGAAATACTCCAGGGAAAATGGCGGGGGGGTTTGTCAATATTTAATCAGGCAAAGTTTATTGTTTTTCAGAGACCTGGCATTAAAGTTAAAATTCCCAAAAATATTTTCAAAAAAATAAAAAATATTAAATTAAAGGTTTCTATTTCTTCCACTGAAATCAGAGAAAAAATTAAAAATGGTAAAGATGTTTCTAAAATGGTACCAAAAAAAATTTTAGGATACATTAAAAAGAAAAAACTTTATTTATGA
- the nadE gene encoding NAD(+) synthase: MKIPKHLKIDKQRARKMIKDKVKEIRNYFKKSGFKKGVIGLSGGLDSALACYLAVRALEAKNVYVVMMPYYGISDKNSIIDALKLIENLKIPKKNILLLPVNKPVEASWQILKKYKGKEKIRKGNLMARERMKILFDLSQVFNAMVVGTEDRTEEELGYYTLWGDEASGIEPIRNLWKTQVSQLASHCKEIPKEILNKEPSPGLWKNHSAKNELGFSHLEADIVLSAFKDLKMKPIEINRKFEISKKKIDLILKRTEVGQIKKTIPYILKK, from the coding sequence ATGAAAATTCCAAAACATTTAAAAATTGATAAGCAAAGAGCACGGAAGATGATTAAAGATAAAGTCAAAGAAATAAGGAATTATTTTAAAAAATCTGGTTTTAAAAAGGGGGTGATCGGTCTTTCTGGTGGTCTTGATTCGGCCCTTGCTTGTTATTTAGCTGTCCGGGCATTAGAGGCAAAAAATGTTTATGTGGTGATGATGCCTTATTATGGAATCAGCGATAAAAATTCAATCATTGATGCCTTAAAGTTGATTGAGAATTTAAAGATCCCAAAAAAGAATATTTTACTCTTGCCAGTCAATAAACCAGTCGAAGCATCTTGGCAGATTCTTAAAAAATATAAAGGGAAAGAAAAAATCAGAAAAGGTAATTTAATGGCCCGTGAAAGAATGAAAATTTTATTTGACTTGTCACAAGTTTTCAATGCTATGGTCGTTGGTACCGAAGATAGAACTGAAGAAGAACTAGGTTATTATACTTTATGGGGGGACGAGGCTTCGGGCATTGAACCAATTAGGAATTTGTGGAAAACACAAGTTTCTCAATTAGCCAGTCATTGCAAAGAGATTCCTAAAGAAATTTTAAACAAAGAACCTTCGCCAGGACTTTGGAAAAATCATTCGGCTAAAAACGAACTAGGCTTTTCTCACCTCGAAGCTGATATTGTTTTATCAGCCTTCAAAGACTTAAAAATGAAGCCGATAGAGATTAATAGAAAATTTGAAATTTCAAAGAAAAAAATTGATTTAATTTTGAAACGCACAGAGGTGGGTCAAATAAAAAAAACAATACCATATATTTTAAAAAAATAA
- the ligA gene encoding NAD-dependent DNA ligase LigA — MKKIPYSEAKKRIEKLKKEIQHHDYLYYVLDQPEISDAAYDSLKRELLELEKQFPDLVTPDSPSQRVGGQPLEKFEKFKHKIPMLSLQDAMDKKELEDWEKRIKKLLTPSERLDYFAELKMDGLAVTLIYKDGVFYKGATRGDGYIGEDVTQNLKTIKTIPLKLRIEDLEKFLKKKIKDKEIEIRGEVFMSKGAFLELNEEQRKRQDPLFANPRNAAAGSVRQLDPKITASRRLDFYGYQIVTEIGQKTHQEVHQFLKILGFKENPYNQFCRNLTEVINFHQKISRLRERLPYEIDGVVVTVNDDKIFKKLGIVGRTPRASIAFKFPGLEATTKVKNIIVQVGRTGKLTPVALLEPVKVGGVTISRATLHNEDEIKRLDVRIGDTVIVQRAGDVIPDIKGVIKNLRTGQEKKFQMPVRCPICGSKIYKKPNEIDYYCSNKKCFALQRRYLYHFVSKKAFDIEHLGPKIIDQLVNEGLIKDAADIFSLTQGDLEPLERFAEKSAQNLIEAINKAKKIPLARFIYALGIRHVGEETANLLAQQITNYKLQITKIRDLIEIFKNISINDLQKIPDIGPIVGKSIYDWFRQVKNINFLAKLERVGIKIESQGSKIKSQKLRGLTFVLTGTLKSMTRDEAKEKIRLLGGNVSSSVSKNTDYLVVGEGLGSKYEKAKRLGIKIVDEKGFLKILE, encoded by the coding sequence ATGAAGAAAATTCCTTACTCAGAAGCAAAAAAAAGAATTGAAAAATTAAAAAAAGAAATTCAACATCATGATTATTTATATTATGTTTTAGATCAGCCAGAAATTTCTGATGCCGCTTATGATTCGTTAAAAAGAGAATTGCTTGAATTGGAAAAGCAGTTTCCAGATTTAGTTACACCTGATTCACCAAGCCAAAGAGTAGGTGGACAACCGTTAGAAAAATTTGAAAAATTTAAACACAAAATTCCGATGCTTTCTCTTCAAGATGCAATGGACAAAAAGGAATTGGAGGATTGGGAGAAGAGAATTAAAAAATTATTAACCCCAAGCGAAAGGTTAGATTATTTTGCCGAATTAAAAATGGATGGTCTAGCCGTGACTTTGATTTATAAAGACGGTGTTTTTTATAAAGGAGCAACGAGAGGAGATGGTTATATCGGTGAAGATGTAACTCAGAATTTAAAAACCATTAAGACTATCCCTTTGAAATTAAGAATAGAAGATTTAGAGAAATTTTTAAAGAAAAAAATTAAAGATAAAGAGATCGAAATCAGGGGTGAAGTTTTTATGAGCAAAGGGGCATTTTTAGAACTTAACGAAGAGCAGAGAAAAAGACAAGACCCTCTTTTTGCTAATCCGAGAAATGCGGCCGCTGGTTCAGTCAGACAACTAGATCCAAAAATTACTGCTTCAAGAAGACTAGATTTTTATGGTTATCAAATTGTTACGGAAATTGGACAAAAGACTCATCAGGAAGTTCATCAATTTTTAAAAATTTTAGGCTTTAAAGAAAATCCTTATAATCAATTTTGTCGCAATCTTACAGAAGTGATAAACTTTCATCAAAAAATTTCTAGATTAAGAGAAAGACTTCCTTACGAAATTGATGGTGTAGTAGTGACGGTTAATGATGATAAAATTTTTAAGAAATTAGGCATTGTTGGTCGTACACCCCGCGCTTCGATTGCTTTTAAATTTCCCGGTTTAGAGGCAACAACTAAGGTGAAAAACATTATTGTTCAAGTTGGTCGAACTGGTAAATTGACGCCAGTTGCACTTTTAGAACCAGTTAAAGTTGGTGGAGTGACTATTTCTCGAGCTACTTTACATAACGAAGATGAAATTAAGAGATTAGATGTAAGAATAGGTGATACCGTTATTGTTCAAAGGGCAGGGGATGTTATTCCAGATATAAAAGGGGTGATAAAAAATTTGAGAACAGGTCAGGAAAAAAAATTTCAAATGCCAGTCAGATGTCCAATTTGTGGTTCAAAAATTTACAAAAAACCAAACGAGATTGATTACTATTGCTCAAACAAAAAATGTTTTGCTTTACAGCGAAGATATTTATATCATTTTGTCTCGAAAAAAGCATTTGATATTGAACATTTAGGACCAAAAATTATCGATCAATTAGTCAATGAAGGTTTAATTAAAGATGCGGCTGATATTTTTTCTTTAACCCAAGGAGATTTAGAACCATTAGAGAGATTTGCGGAAAAGTCAGCCCAGAATTTAATTGAGGCGATTAATAAAGCAAAAAAAATTCCGTTGGCTCGATTTATTTATGCTTTGGGAATTAGACATGTGGGAGAAGAAACAGCCAACTTGCTAGCGCAACAAATTACAAATTACAAATTACAAATTACAAAAATTAGAGATTTAATTGAAATCTTTAAAAATATTTCAATTAATGACTTACAAAAAATTCCTGATATTGGGCCGATTGTTGGCAAAAGTATCTATGATTGGTTTCGTCAGGTAAAGAATATCAATTTTTTGGCGAAGTTAGAAAGGGTGGGGATAAAAATAGAAAGTCAAGGGTCAAAAATCAAAAGTCAAAAGTTAAGAGGATTGACTTTTGTCTTAACTGGCACCTTAAAATCAATGACTCGCGACGAGGCCAAAGAAAAAATCCGCCTTTTAGGCGGCAATGTTTCCTCTTCGGTTTCAAAAAATACTGACTATCTTGTCGTCGGTGAAGGGCTAGGATCAAAGTATGAAAAGGCAAAGAGATTGGGGATAAAGATAGTTGATGAGAAAGGATTTCTCAAAATACTTGAATAG
- the gatC gene encoding Asp-tRNA(Asn)/Glu-tRNA(Gln) amidotransferase subunit GatC: MAISNKQVEHIAYLARLKLNEKEKKKFSKELSQILDFIEKLKEAETSQIEPFSSDLKNVFRKDEIKGQKSEDLLEQVPEKEGNFIKTKPIF, from the coding sequence ATGGCCATTTCAAACAAACAAGTTGAACACATTGCTTATTTGGCGAGACTAAAATTGAATGAAAAAGAGAAAAAGAAATTTTCCAAAGAACTTTCACAGATTTTGGATTTTATCGAAAAATTAAAAGAAGCTGAAACTTCACAGATTGAGCCATTTTCTTCTGATTTAAAAAATGTTTTCAGAAAAGACGAAATAAAGGGGCAAAAATCTGAAGACCTACTTGAACAAGTGCCAGAAAAAGAGGGAAATTTTATTAAAACCAAACCTATATTTTAA
- the gatA gene encoding Asp-tRNA(Asn)/Glu-tRNA(Gln) amidotransferase subunit GatA: MSFNQLTIKEAINGLKKKKFSCQELAKDCLKEIEKRDKEINAFISLNEKIIEEAREIDKKMMRGEKLGELAGIPLAIKDNILVKGLRCTAGSKMLENYFASYNATVIEKLKKEDALIIGKTNLDEFAMGSSGEYSAFGFTRNPYDLKRVAGGSSSGSAAAVAANFCLGALGSDTGGSIRQPAAFCGLVGLKPTYGSVSRYGLIATASSLDQIGPITKTVEDCQLIFEIIRGRDEFDSTSMEINSKVQRQKLTVGLPREYFAEGPEREIKDKIKEIVKKLEDQRIEIKEVSLPHTDYALSCYYVIMPSEVSANLARYDGIRYGRLNFQSQMSSLKSVFDLYLKNRSEGFGDEVKRRIMLGTYSLSAGYFEAYYLKAMKVRNLIKDDFEKVFKQVDLIITPTTPTTAFKIGEKQKPLEMYLSDIFTVPTNLAGLPALSLPIGFSSEKLPLAMQIIGPSFSESEIFRLAKLVEGLK; this comes from the coding sequence ATGTCCTTTAACCAACTGACAATTAAAGAGGCAATTAATGGATTAAAAAAGAAAAAATTTTCTTGTCAAGAATTGGCTAAAGATTGTTTGAAAGAAATTGAAAAAAGAGATAAAGAGATTAACGCTTTTATTAGCTTAAATGAAAAAATTATTGAGGAAGCAAGAGAAATTGATAAAAAAATGATGCGAGGCGAGAAATTAGGTGAGTTGGCTGGTATACCTTTAGCTATTAAAGATAATATTTTGGTGAAGGGTTTAAGATGTACAGCTGGTTCAAAAATGTTAGAGAATTATTTTGCCTCTTATAATGCGACAGTGATTGAAAAATTAAAAAAAGAAGATGCTCTAATTATTGGTAAGACAAACCTTGATGAATTTGCCATGGGTTCATCAGGCGAATATTCGGCTTTTGGTTTTACAAGAAATCCTTATGATTTAAAGCGAGTAGCTGGTGGTTCTTCTTCTGGCTCAGCGGCTGCTGTGGCAGCAAATTTCTGTTTAGGCGCTTTAGGCTCTGATACAGGCGGTTCAATTCGTCAACCAGCAGCTTTTTGTGGTCTGGTTGGCTTGAAGCCAACTTATGGAAGTGTTTCACGATACGGATTGATTGCTACGGCTTCTTCTTTAGACCAAATTGGACCAATAACTAAAACAGTTGAAGATTGCCAGCTTATTTTTGAGATTATTAGAGGGAGGGATGAATTTGATTCAACCAGTATGGAGATAAATTCTAAAGTTCAGCGTCAAAAATTGACAGTGGGTTTACCCCGAGAATATTTTGCGGAAGGACCGGAGAGGGAAATAAAAGACAAAATTAAAGAGATAGTTAAGAAATTAGAAGATCAAAGAATTGAGATAAAAGAAGTTTCCTTGCCTCATACAGACTATGCCCTATCTTGCTATTATGTTATTATGCCTTCAGAAGTGAGTGCTAATTTGGCGAGATACGATGGCATAAGATATGGACGATTAAATTTCCAATCTCAAATGTCAAGCCTCAAATCTGTATTTGATTTATATTTAAAAAATAGAAGTGAGGGGTTTGGTGATGAAGTGAAAAGGAGAATTATGTTAGGAACATATTCTCTTTCAGCCGGCTATTTTGAAGCTTACTATTTAAAAGCTATGAAGGTGAGAAATCTAATTAAAGATGATTTTGAAAAAGTGTTTAAACAAGTTGATTTGATCATTACTCCAACCACACCAACCACTGCCTTTAAAATTGGCGAAAAACAAAAACCTTTAGAAATGTATCTTTCTGATATTTTTACTGTTCCGACTAATTTGGCTGGCTTACCTGCCCTTTCTTTGCCCATTGGCTTCTCGTCAGAAAAATTACCATTAGCAATGCAAATTATCGGACCATCTTTTTCAGAATCTGAAATTTTCAGATTGGCTAAACTGGTTGAAGGGTTAAAGTAG
- a CDS encoding rod shape-determining protein, whose product MFDKIFSHFSKDVGLDLGTTNTRIYLKGRGLVINQPSLVAINTRVDQLIAIGFGAKKMLGKAPTYVSLVKPIENGVVTDFEVTEKMLRHAFNKIYTGFFSLTRPRAIVAVPLDITEVEKKSFEDVIIQAGAREVFLVERPVAAAIGMRLPVNESVGNLVAEIGGGLTEVAVIALNGIVAWKSLKIGGETWSRNIWQYVKEKFNLLLGEQTIEEIKIKIGSAFPQKEKREMKVKGRDLITGLPKEISLTDEEIREAISPSVNLIVEAISDTIEKTPPELVADILNRGILLSGGGAMLKGLDQLVNKKVKIPTHLTDDPLTSVVRGLGFILEDFENLKTVLLPSSRE is encoded by the coding sequence ATGTTTGACAAAATTTTTAGTCATTTTAGCAAGGATGTCGGCCTTGATTTAGGAACAACCAATACCAGGATTTATCTTAAGGGGAGGGGTTTAGTTATCAACCAACCATCGCTTGTAGCGATTAATACAAGAGTTGATCAATTGATTGCTATTGGTTTCGGAGCAAAAAAAATGTTGGGTAAGGCGCCAACCTATGTTTCTTTAGTTAAACCGATTGAAAACGGGGTGGTTACGGATTTTGAAGTGACGGAAAAAATGCTGCGCCACGCTTTTAATAAAATTTATACAGGTTTTTTTTCTCTTACTAGACCACGAGCCATTGTTGCCGTGCCTCTTGATATTACTGAGGTAGAAAAAAAGTCCTTTGAAGACGTTATTATCCAAGCTGGGGCGAGAGAAGTTTTTTTGGTTGAAAGACCGGTTGCTGCTGCCATTGGCATGAGACTACCAGTTAACGAATCGGTTGGTAATTTAGTGGCGGAAATTGGTGGTGGTCTAACGGAAGTGGCGGTCATTGCTTTAAATGGCATTGTTGCCTGGAAATCTTTAAAAATTGGTGGTGAAACTTGGAGTAGAAATATCTGGCAATATGTCAAAGAGAAGTTTAATCTTTTACTTGGTGAACAAACAATTGAAGAAATCAAAATTAAAATTGGTTCAGCTTTTCCTCAAAAAGAAAAAAGAGAAATGAAAGTAAAGGGTAGAGATTTGATTACTGGTTTACCAAAAGAAATTTCTTTGACTGATGAAGAAATCAGGGAGGCAATTTCACCGTCAGTCAACTTAATTGTCGAAGCTATTTCTGACACGATTGAAAAAACGCCACCTGAATTAGTAGCGGACATTCTTAATCGGGGCATCCTTCTTTCTGGTGGTGGAGCAATGCTTAAAGGTTTAGATCAATTGGTTAATAAAAAAGTTAAAATTCCGACCCATCTTACCGACGATCCATTAACTTCGGTGGTAAGAGGATTAGGTTTCATTTTAGAAGATTTTGAAAACTTAAAAACAGTTTTACTTCCTTCGTCAAGAGAATGA
- the mreC gene encoding rod shape-determining protein MreC, whose product MVSRKIKYFVFFILVLLLIVFYRLGWLFFIGQIMLPFQKLFFQSESKSWQQKIVREEEKLKNEIERLTLENIKLKLLEKENEELKKELGYQKNSSYRRKVCRLIGRQTEAGVTWFILDQGEEEGIKIGQAVVSGDVVVGKIAKVTKYFSYLLPLTDERTTFSALTISSEGKIKEENKVSGLVRGKWGLSLEMDWIPLAKKINVGDYVITAGLEENIPQGLLIGRIGSIENKVGAIFQKAVVLPEKKIEDLNIVSVIVMNSRQ is encoded by the coding sequence ATGGTTTCCAGGAAAATTAAGTATTTTGTTTTTTTCATTCTTGTTTTATTATTGATTGTTTTCTATAGACTTGGTTGGCTTTTTTTTATTGGCCAAATAATGCTACCTTTCCAGAAATTGTTTTTTCAATCAGAAAGCAAATCTTGGCAACAAAAAATAGTTAGAGAAGAAGAAAAATTAAAAAATGAAATTGAAAGGTTAACCTTGGAAAATATTAAACTTAAACTTTTAGAAAAAGAAAATGAAGAATTAAAGAAAGAATTAGGATATCAAAAAAATAGTTCTTATCGAAGAAAAGTATGCCGTCTTATTGGCCGTCAGACAGAGGCAGGTGTCACTTGGTTTATTTTAGATCAGGGAGAGGAAGAAGGTATAAAAATTGGTCAGGCAGTTGTCAGTGGCGATGTTGTCGTTGGTAAGATAGCTAAAGTAACAAAATATTTTTCCTATCTTTTACCGCTGACCGATGAAAGAACAACTTTCTCTGCCTTAACTATATCTTCGGAAGGAAAGATTAAAGAAGAAAACAAGGTCAGTGGATTGGTGAGGGGAAAATGGGGGCTGTCTTTAGAAATGGACTGGATTCCTTTGGCAAAGAAAATAAATGTTGGTGATTATGTTATTACCGCTGGCCTTGAAGAAAATATTCCTCAAGGATTGTTGATTGGTCGGATTGGAAGCATTGAAAATAAAGTCGGGGCGATTTTTCAAAAAGCCGTTGTTTTACCAGAGAAAAAAATTGAAGATCTTAATATCGTGAGTGTTATTGTTATGAACAGTCGTCAGTAA